In a single window of the Micromonospora sp. WMMD1155 genome:
- the ychF gene encoding redox-regulated ATPase YchF, giving the protein MSLSIGIVGLPNVGKSTLFNALTKNDVLAANYPFATIEPNVGVVGLPDERLGKLAEIFSSQKVLPAPVSFVDIAGLVRGASKGQGRGNAFLANIRDASAICQVVRAFSDPNVVHVDGKISPADDIETINTELILADLQTLDKALPRLEKEAKLRKDRAVAVAAAKAAIEVLDGGTTLYSGAAAAKIELEHLRELHLLTTKPFLYVFNVDEAELANEAFLDELRALVAPAEAVFMDAKIESELVDLPEEEARELLESIGQNEPGLNQLVRVGFRTLGLQTYLTAGPKEARAWTVPIGATAPEAAGVIHSDFQRGFIKAEVVSYHDLVEHGSMASAKAAGKVRIEGKEYVMQDGDVVEFRFNV; this is encoded by the coding sequence GTGAGTCTCTCCATCGGCATCGTCGGCCTGCCCAACGTCGGCAAGAGCACGCTTTTCAACGCGTTGACCAAGAACGACGTGCTGGCGGCGAACTACCCGTTCGCCACCATCGAGCCCAACGTCGGCGTGGTCGGTCTTCCCGACGAACGACTGGGCAAGCTGGCTGAGATCTTCTCCTCGCAGAAGGTGCTGCCCGCCCCGGTGTCGTTCGTCGACATCGCCGGCCTGGTCCGCGGCGCGTCGAAGGGGCAGGGCCGGGGCAACGCCTTCCTGGCGAACATCCGGGACGCCTCGGCGATCTGCCAGGTCGTCCGGGCCTTCTCCGACCCGAACGTGGTGCACGTCGACGGCAAAATCTCCCCGGCCGACGACATCGAGACGATCAACACCGAGCTGATCCTCGCCGACCTGCAGACCCTGGACAAGGCGCTGCCGCGGCTGGAGAAGGAAGCCAAGCTCCGCAAGGACCGGGCCGTCGCGGTCGCCGCCGCGAAGGCCGCCATCGAGGTGCTCGACGGCGGCACCACGCTCTACTCCGGGGCCGCCGCCGCCAAGATCGAGCTGGAGCACCTGCGCGAGCTGCACCTGCTCACCACCAAGCCCTTCCTGTACGTCTTCAACGTCGACGAGGCCGAGCTGGCCAACGAGGCGTTCCTCGACGAACTGCGTGCCCTGGTCGCGCCCGCCGAGGCCGTCTTCATGGACGCCAAGATCGAATCCGAGCTGGTGGATCTGCCCGAAGAGGAAGCCCGCGAGCTGCTGGAGTCGATCGGCCAGAACGAGCCCGGCCTCAACCAACTCGTCCGCGTCGGCTTCCGCACCCTCGGCCTCCAGACGTACCTCACGGCCGGCCCCAAGGAGGCGCGCGCCTGGACCGTCCCGATCGGCGCCACCGCGCCGGAGGCCGCGGGTGTCATCCACAGCGACTTCCAGCGCGGCTTCATCAAGGCCGAGGTGGTCTCGTACCACGACCTGGTCGAGCACGGCTCGATGGCGTCGGCCAAGGCGGCGGGCAAGGTCCGTATCGAGGGCAAGGAGTACGTCATGCAGGACGGCGACGTCGTGGAGTTCCGCTTCAACGTCTAG
- a CDS encoding DUF3592 domain-containing protein — translation MTVVKIVRIWWRWRYPAYLLGIVAGMVMMWLPLKTFDDQEAWETRLRADGVPIQAVIHETVYKARNSRTMHLRYQFAGVPHRAEVGCWEVCLPADTSVRIWVDPDDPEDFVTEFGTLSGHRGRLQGVIGAAGLILAGTTLAAVVGHFLGRRRDRRRRAWQSQQREQRRRQFLNATGGTKRKPSRR, via the coding sequence ATGACCGTCGTGAAGATCGTGCGGATCTGGTGGCGATGGCGCTACCCCGCCTACCTGCTCGGCATCGTGGCCGGGATGGTCATGATGTGGCTGCCCCTGAAGACCTTCGATGACCAGGAAGCCTGGGAGACCCGGCTGCGGGCCGACGGCGTGCCCATCCAGGCGGTCATCCACGAGACCGTGTACAAGGCCCGCAACAGCCGCACGATGCATCTGCGCTACCAGTTCGCCGGGGTGCCGCATCGGGCCGAGGTCGGCTGCTGGGAGGTCTGCCTCCCGGCCGACACGTCAGTGCGGATCTGGGTCGACCCCGATGATCCGGAGGACTTCGTGACCGAGTTCGGGACGTTGAGCGGGCATCGCGGCCGACTGCAAGGCGTGATCGGGGCGGCAGGTCTGATCCTGGCCGGCACGACGCTGGCCGCCGTGGTCGGCCATTTCCTCGGACGACGACGGGACCGCCGACGACGCGCCTGGCAGTCGCAGCAACGCGAACAGCGCCGACGACAGTTCCTGAACGCCACGGGCGGAACCAAGCGCAAGCCGAGCCGCCGCTGA
- a CDS encoding class I SAM-dependent methyltransferase, whose product MTGQLLRSSFGAAAAAYAEHRPDYTQAAVRWALEVAPGRRVLDLGAGTGKLSATLLAVGVDVVAVEPDPAMLTELRRALPTVRALPGSAEAIPLPDASVDAVLAGNALHWFDMAVAGPEITRVLAPGGVLAGLWNVMDDRVDWVADLERVSGSAAIGPRDTLSAWRTATADLLGPVARLGASQQAEFPHAQRRTADSLVATLATRAGMLVMPDPDREAVLGRIRTFLGSRPETAEGEFALPMLTGVLRARRQ is encoded by the coding sequence ATGACGGGACAGCTGCTGCGATCGTCGTTCGGCGCGGCGGCTGCCGCGTACGCCGAGCACCGCCCGGACTACACGCAGGCCGCGGTGCGATGGGCGCTCGAGGTCGCGCCCGGCCGGCGCGTGCTCGACCTAGGAGCCGGTACCGGCAAGCTGTCCGCCACACTGCTCGCGGTGGGCGTGGACGTCGTCGCGGTCGAGCCCGACCCGGCGATGCTCACCGAGCTGCGCCGCGCGCTGCCGACCGTTCGTGCGCTGCCGGGTAGCGCCGAGGCCATCCCGTTGCCGGATGCGTCAGTCGACGCCGTGTTGGCCGGCAACGCCCTGCACTGGTTCGACATGGCCGTCGCGGGGCCGGAGATCACCCGGGTCCTCGCACCCGGAGGCGTCCTGGCCGGCCTGTGGAACGTCATGGACGACCGGGTCGACTGGGTTGCCGACCTCGAACGGGTCAGCGGAAGCGCGGCCATCGGCCCGCGTGACACGTTGAGTGCCTGGCGGACGGCGACAGCGGACCTGCTCGGTCCGGTCGCCCGGCTGGGGGCGTCGCAGCAGGCCGAGTTTCCGCACGCGCAGCGCCGTACCGCCGATTCCCTCGTCGCCACGCTCGCGACCCGGGCGGGGATGCTGGTCATGCCGGATCCGGACCGGGAGGCCGTGCTCGGCCGCATTCGCACCTTCCTCGGGAGCCGGCCGGAAACCGCCGAGGGCGAGTTCGCCCTGCCGATGCTGACCGGTGTGCTGCGCGCTCGGCGGCAGTGA
- a CDS encoding VOC family protein yields MSETTPHRHHAIDYVEFTVKDLAEAKSFYTEAFGWQFNDYGPGYAGIRSPQGDSEVGGLRLDDAVRAGGPLVLLFSADLDRSVQAVKDAGGQVVDGPYDFPGGRRFHFTDPSGNELGVWAEQ; encoded by the coding sequence ATGTCTGAGACGACTCCGCACCGGCACCACGCCATCGACTACGTCGAGTTCACGGTGAAAGACCTCGCCGAGGCCAAGAGCTTCTACACCGAGGCGTTCGGCTGGCAGTTCAACGACTACGGCCCGGGGTACGCGGGCATCCGCAGCCCGCAGGGTGACTCCGAGGTCGGCGGTCTACGCCTGGACGACGCCGTACGCGCCGGCGGTCCGCTGGTGCTGCTCTTCTCGGCCGACCTCGACCGGTCGGTGCAGGCGGTCAAGGACGCCGGTGGCCAGGTGGTCGACGGGCCGTACGACTTCCCCGGTGGCCGGCGGTTCCACTTCACCGACCCCAGCGGCAACGAGCTGGGGGTCTGGGCCGAGCAGTAG
- a CDS encoding SRPBCC domain-containing protein, protein MEQGTIERDIHVDASPEVVFEVVSRPEHMREWWPDDARFESVAGAPGELVWRNADTGETTTVALAVVEVDPPKRFSFRWCFTDEGRNGQALLVTFDLAASGAGTRVRMTETGFREMGWEVAVLEEQYRDHENGWDHYLPRLGTYVARLVATP, encoded by the coding sequence ATGGAACAGGGAACGATCGAACGCGATATCCACGTCGACGCGTCACCCGAGGTGGTCTTCGAGGTCGTCAGCCGACCGGAGCACATGCGGGAGTGGTGGCCGGACGACGCACGGTTCGAATCGGTCGCGGGCGCGCCCGGCGAGCTGGTCTGGCGCAACGCTGACACCGGCGAGACGACGACCGTCGCCCTCGCCGTGGTCGAGGTCGACCCGCCGAAACGATTCTCCTTCCGGTGGTGCTTCACCGACGAGGGCCGGAACGGGCAGGCGTTGCTCGTCACCTTCGACCTGGCGGCCAGCGGTGCGGGCACCCGGGTTCGCATGACCGAGACCGGGTTCCGCGAGATGGGCTGGGAGGTCGCCGTCCTGGAGGAGCAGTACCGCGACCACGAGAACGGCTGGGACCACTACCTGCCCAGGCTGGGCACGTACGTCGCGCGGCTGGTCGCCACCCCGTGA
- a CDS encoding metalloregulator ArsR/SmtB family transcription factor, whose product MSTAVDDELWSAIGDPTRRTMIDLLLADGPGTATSLSRRLPVTRQAVAKHLAVLDRVGLIHGEPAGRERHYQVDEAQLARAVAQLSAVGATWDARLRRIKRIAEAIESDRHHEGD is encoded by the coding sequence GTGAGTACGGCGGTCGACGACGAGCTGTGGTCCGCGATCGGCGACCCCACCCGTCGTACCATGATCGATCTTCTACTCGCCGACGGGCCGGGCACTGCGACGTCGCTGAGCAGGCGGCTGCCCGTCACCCGTCAGGCCGTCGCGAAACACCTGGCCGTCCTGGATCGGGTGGGGCTGATCCACGGCGAGCCGGCCGGCCGTGAGCGTCACTACCAGGTCGACGAGGCGCAGCTCGCCCGCGCGGTCGCCCAGCTGTCGGCGGTGGGCGCGACCTGGGACGCCCGTCTGCGCCGGATCAAGCGGATCGCCGAGGCGATCGAAAGCGACCGCCACCACGAGGGAGACTGA
- a CDS encoding class I SAM-dependent methyltransferase: MSVFDDPGLFGRLWAADYDGPGNPDAMPAVDFLADLADGGPVLELAIGTGRVALPLAERGLTVHGVEASEEMVAQLRAKPGGDRIPVVIADMADVPVPGEFRLAYLVFNTLFNLVDAERQADCFRNVARVLSPGGAFVIETFVPDPRSFDSDEQVQVWDVAEDSATIRLHRYDRPAQRFIRQTITFDSAGVHLKPFAMRYAWPHQIDAMAQRAGLRLTERYADWQRRPFQADSPSHISVYRAE, encoded by the coding sequence ATGTCGGTCTTCGACGATCCCGGCCTCTTCGGCCGGCTGTGGGCCGCCGACTACGACGGCCCGGGCAACCCCGACGCGATGCCGGCGGTGGATTTCCTGGCCGACCTGGCCGACGGTGGTCCGGTACTCGAACTGGCGATCGGCACCGGCCGCGTCGCGCTTCCACTGGCCGAGCGTGGTCTCACCGTGCACGGCGTGGAGGCGTCCGAGGAGATGGTGGCCCAGTTGCGGGCCAAGCCCGGCGGCGACCGGATCCCGGTGGTCATCGCCGACATGGCCGACGTACCGGTGCCGGGTGAGTTCCGGCTGGCGTACCTCGTCTTCAACACGCTGTTCAACCTGGTCGACGCCGAGCGACAGGCGGACTGCTTCCGTAACGTCGCCCGGGTCCTGTCACCCGGTGGCGCGTTCGTCATCGAGACGTTCGTGCCCGACCCGCGCAGCTTCGACTCCGACGAGCAGGTGCAGGTGTGGGACGTGGCCGAGGACTCCGCAACGATCCGGCTGCACAGGTATGACCGGCCGGCGCAGCGGTTCATCAGGCAGACCATCACCTTCGACAGTGCTGGTGTGCACCTGAAGCCGTTCGCCATGCGGTACGCCTGGCCGCACCAGATAGACGCGATGGCGCAGCGGGCGGGGCTCCGGCTCACCGAGCGGTACGCCGACTGGCAGCGGCGACCGTTCCAGGCCGACAGCCCGTCGCACATCTCCGTCTACCGGGCGGAGTAG
- a CDS encoding PH domain-containing protein: MANIAYDRKEQVQQIESGLLDGEQIIAVYDAVGTGTGFIGLTDRRVIIQDRSFVGKRFAITSIPYSKITSVSVVSNKSWGGSFFSTGSIAIHVGTHTYEVEFRGAQKSHHVHNVILHHIS; the protein is encoded by the coding sequence ATGGCGAACATCGCGTACGACCGCAAAGAGCAGGTCCAGCAGATCGAGAGTGGCCTCCTCGACGGTGAGCAGATCATCGCCGTCTACGACGCCGTCGGCACGGGCACCGGGTTCATCGGGCTGACCGACCGCCGCGTGATCATCCAGGACCGGTCCTTCGTCGGGAAGCGGTTCGCGATCACCAGCATCCCGTACTCGAAGATCACGAGCGTGAGCGTGGTCAGCAACAAGTCCTGGGGTGGGTCGTTCTTCTCCACCGGGTCGATCGCGATCCACGTCGGCACGCACACCTACGAGGTGGAGTTCCGTGGTGCGCAGAAGAGTCACCACGTGCACAACGTGATCCTGCACCACATCTCCTGA
- a CDS encoding class I SAM-dependent methyltransferase — protein MRHGEFQHPRLVEVYDAECRWGPDDDFFRAVVGETPAARVLDLGCGTGRLTVALAAAGHTVTGVDPAGASVAAARARPGGESVTWVEGTSAVLPSGVFDVAVLTSHVAQFFVDDAEWARTLADLRRALVPGGRLVFDARDPADRRWELWNPVDSRRLITLPGGGEVRAWTAVTGVRDGVVDFTHHYHFADGERLVSSATLRFRTEAELRESLTRAGFVVDRVYGGWRHEPVGHGDGEFVVLARAGGLAPVF, from the coding sequence GTGAGGCACGGCGAGTTCCAGCATCCCCGCCTGGTCGAGGTCTACGACGCGGAGTGCCGGTGGGGGCCGGACGACGACTTCTTCCGGGCGGTGGTGGGTGAGACTCCGGCGGCCCGGGTGCTCGACCTCGGCTGCGGCACCGGCCGGTTGACCGTCGCCCTCGCCGCCGCCGGTCACACCGTCACCGGCGTCGACCCGGCCGGCGCGTCAGTGGCCGCCGCCCGCGCCCGTCCCGGTGGCGAGTCGGTGACCTGGGTCGAGGGCACCTCGGCGGTGCTGCCGAGCGGGGTGTTCGACGTGGCGGTGCTGACCAGCCACGTGGCGCAGTTCTTCGTGGACGACGCGGAGTGGGCGCGTACCCTCGCCGACCTGCGCCGTGCGCTCGTGCCCGGCGGCCGGTTGGTGTTCGACGCCCGCGACCCGGCGGACCGCCGCTGGGAGCTGTGGAACCCGGTGGATTCGCGGCGGCTGATCACCCTGCCGGGCGGCGGCGAGGTCCGCGCGTGGACCGCTGTCACCGGGGTACGCGACGGAGTGGTCGACTTCACCCACCACTACCACTTCGCCGACGGCGAGCGGTTGGTCAGCTCGGCGACCCTGCGGTTCCGCACCGAGGCGGAGCTGCGTGAGTCTCTGACCAGGGCAGGTTTCGTGGTGGATCGTGTCTACGGCGGTTGGCGTCACGAGCCCGTCGGCCACGGCGACGGCGAGTTCGTGGTCCTCGCCCGGGCCGGCGGGCTGGCACCGGTTTTCTAG
- a CDS encoding 4a-hydroxytetrahydrobiopterin dehydratase, producing the protein MRVLFSSRSKHDYLADALTLLSGWTREGEQIRRTLVIDDTQHAALTERVKVVADALHLRPEISRRSDSTQIRVGHGNGEPLTEGEVLLAARIEDAYRAVTES; encoded by the coding sequence ATGCGCGTGCTGTTCAGCAGCAGGTCGAAGCACGACTACCTTGCCGACGCGTTGACCTTGCTATCTGGTTGGACGCGCGAAGGGGAGCAGATCCGACGGACGCTCGTGATCGACGATACCCAACACGCGGCGCTAACTGAACGAGTCAAGGTGGTCGCGGACGCGCTGCACCTGCGCCCCGAGATCAGTCGACGGTCCGACAGCACCCAGATCCGGGTCGGGCACGGCAACGGCGAGCCGCTGACCGAGGGCGAGGTCCTGCTGGCCGCCCGCATCGAGGACGCCTACCGCGCGGTCACCGAGTCCTGA
- a CDS encoding (deoxy)nucleoside triphosphate pyrophosphohydrolase, whose product MRTERANDGGQAERRDLKVIVGAAIIRDGRVLACARSAPPEVAGMWEFPGGKVEPGESEVDALVRECVEELAVRVEIGDRVGRDVRMAHGRSVLKVYAARLLDGDEPQALEHEGLRWLTADELDSVTWLPADAPIVAALRPLLETP is encoded by the coding sequence GTGCGGACCGAACGGGCTAATGATGGCGGGCAGGCCGAACGACGCGACCTGAAGGTGATCGTCGGTGCGGCGATAATCCGGGACGGGCGGGTGCTCGCCTGCGCGCGTTCCGCGCCGCCGGAGGTGGCGGGGATGTGGGAGTTCCCCGGCGGAAAGGTCGAGCCGGGGGAGTCCGAGGTCGACGCCCTGGTCCGGGAGTGCGTCGAGGAGCTGGCCGTACGCGTGGAGATCGGCGACCGGGTCGGCCGGGACGTGCGGATGGCACACGGCCGTTCGGTGCTCAAGGTGTACGCGGCCCGCCTGCTCGACGGCGACGAGCCGCAGGCCCTGGAGCACGAGGGGTTGCGCTGGCTGACCGCCGACGAGCTGGACTCGGTCACCTGGCTCCCCGCCGACGCCCCCATCGTCGCAGCCCTCCGCCCCCTCCTCGAAACTCCCTAA
- a CDS encoding succinate dehydrogenase/fumarate reductase iron-sulfur subunit, with amino-acid sequence MSAKRQFRIWRGDETGGDLQDYMVEVNEGEVVLDVIHRLQATDAPDLACRWNCKAGKCGSCSMEINGKPRLGCMTRMSTFGDDETVTVTPLRTFPVIRDLVTDVSFNYEKARETPAFAPPADVAPGDYRMQQVDVERSQEFRKCIECFLCQTVCHVIRDHEENKQAFSGPRYFIRAAELDMHPLDTRTDRKEYAQAEQGLGFCNITKCCTEVCPEHIKITDNGIIPMKERVVDRRYDPLVWLGSKIFRRGETPQTSVTTARQGSATPGSAHGGLHSHAGGSHDSRAEAQAQSGVNWDREVPHPTAPAVDDRGKLPLTELTFDRPAAPSPFGDDVTFPLPPEHLNFAHPDQDKH; translated from the coding sequence ATGAGCGCGAAGCGTCAGTTCCGGATCTGGCGGGGCGACGAGACCGGCGGGGACCTGCAGGACTACATGGTGGAGGTGAACGAGGGCGAGGTCGTCCTCGACGTCATCCACCGTCTGCAGGCCACCGACGCACCCGACCTGGCCTGCCGGTGGAACTGCAAGGCCGGCAAGTGCGGCTCCTGCTCCATGGAGATCAACGGCAAGCCGCGACTGGGCTGCATGACCCGGATGTCGACCTTCGGCGACGACGAGACGGTCACGGTCACCCCGCTGCGTACCTTCCCGGTCATCCGGGACCTGGTCACCGACGTCTCGTTCAACTACGAGAAGGCACGGGAGACTCCGGCCTTCGCCCCGCCGGCCGACGTGGCACCGGGTGACTACCGGATGCAGCAGGTCGACGTGGAACGCTCGCAGGAGTTCCGAAAGTGCATCGAGTGCTTCCTGTGCCAGACGGTCTGCCACGTGATCCGCGATCACGAGGAGAACAAGCAGGCGTTCTCCGGCCCCCGGTACTTCATCCGGGCGGCCGAGCTGGACATGCACCCGCTGGACACCCGGACCGACCGCAAGGAGTACGCGCAGGCCGAACAGGGCCTCGGTTTCTGCAACATCACCAAGTGCTGCACCGAGGTCTGCCCCGAGCACATCAAGATCACTGACAACGGGATCATCCCCATGAAGGAACGGGTCGTCGACCGCAGGTACGATCCCCTTGTGTGGCTTGGTAGCAAGATCTTCCGTCGGGGCGAGACGCCCCAGACCAGCGTGACCACCGCCCGTCAGGGCTCTGCGACGCCGGGTTCGGCCCACGGTGGGCTGCACTCGCACGCGGGTGGTTCCCACGACTCGCGGGCTGAGGCGCAGGCGCAGAGCGGCGTCAACTGGGACCGGGAGGTGCCCCACCCGACCGCTCCGGCGGTGGACGACCGGGGCAAGCTGCCGCTGACCGAGCTCACGTTCGACCGGCCCGCCGCGCCGTCGCCGTTCGGTGACGACGTGACGTTCCCGCTGCCTCCGGAGCACCTCAACTTCGCCCACCCGGACCAGGACAAGCACTGA
- a CDS encoding fumarate reductase/succinate dehydrogenase flavoprotein subunit, with translation MTTTTRIERHHYDVVVIGAGGAGLRAAIEARLAGKKTAIISKSLFGKAHTVMAEGGAAAAMGNVNSRDNWQVHFRDTMRGGKFLNNFRMAELHAKESPQRIWELETYGALFDRTKDGKISQRNFGGHEYPRLAHVGDRTGLELIRTLQQKIVSLQQEDQREFGSYDARIKVFSETTITELLLDGDRVAGAFGYYRESGEFILFEAPAVVLATGGVGRSYKVTSNSWEYTGDGHALALRAGATLINMEFLQFHPTGMVWPPSVKGILVTESVRGDGGVLKNSEGKRFMFDYVPDVFRKQYAETEEEADRWYTDPDNNRRPPELLPRDEVARAINSEVKAGRGSPAGGVFLDIASRRSADEIRRRLPSMYHQFKELADVDITAEAMEVGPTCHYVMGGVEVDPDSGAAFGHVRGLFAAGEVSGGMHGSNRLGGNSLSDLLVFGKRAGGHAASYADGLTARPKVAVDAVEAAVETALAPLQRDTGENPYTLQQDLQAVMGDLVGIIRREGELADALVRLAELRERVAKVSAAGGRRYNPGWHLALDLRNMLVVSECTAKAALERQESRGGHTREDYPAMEPKWRQVNLVCSLDGDSVRLTRKPLPKMRPELIGLFDRAELAKYLTDEELADFDALVADAGEADNR, from the coding sequence ATGACCACTACCACTCGCATCGAACGACACCACTACGACGTCGTCGTCATCGGGGCCGGCGGCGCCGGTCTGCGTGCCGCCATCGAGGCCCGGCTCGCCGGCAAGAAGACCGCGATCATCTCCAAGTCGCTGTTCGGCAAGGCGCACACGGTGATGGCCGAGGGCGGCGCGGCCGCGGCGATGGGCAACGTGAACAGCCGGGACAACTGGCAGGTGCACTTCCGCGACACCATGCGCGGCGGCAAGTTCCTCAACAACTTCCGGATGGCCGAGCTGCACGCGAAGGAGTCGCCGCAGCGGATCTGGGAGTTGGAGACGTACGGTGCGCTCTTCGACCGCACCAAGGACGGCAAGATCTCGCAGCGCAACTTCGGTGGCCACGAGTACCCGCGTCTGGCGCACGTGGGCGACCGGACCGGTCTGGAGCTGATCCGCACCCTCCAGCAGAAGATCGTCTCGCTGCAGCAGGAGGACCAGCGGGAGTTCGGCTCGTACGACGCTCGGATCAAGGTGTTCTCCGAGACCACGATCACCGAGCTGCTGCTCGACGGTGACCGGGTCGCCGGCGCGTTCGGCTACTACCGCGAGTCGGGCGAGTTCATCCTCTTCGAGGCGCCGGCCGTGGTGCTGGCGACCGGCGGTGTCGGGCGTTCCTACAAGGTCACCTCGAACTCGTGGGAGTACACCGGCGACGGGCACGCGTTGGCGCTGCGCGCCGGGGCAACGCTGATCAACATGGAGTTCCTCCAGTTCCACCCGACCGGCATGGTCTGGCCGCCCTCGGTGAAGGGCATTCTGGTCACCGAGTCGGTCCGTGGCGACGGTGGTGTCCTGAAGAACTCCGAGGGCAAGCGGTTCATGTTCGACTACGTCCCCGACGTCTTCCGCAAGCAGTACGCGGAGACCGAGGAGGAGGCGGACCGCTGGTACACCGACCCGGACAACAACCGGCGTCCGCCGGAGCTGCTGCCCCGCGACGAGGTGGCCCGCGCGATCAACAGTGAGGTCAAGGCCGGTCGGGGCTCCCCCGCCGGCGGTGTCTTCCTGGACATCGCGAGCCGGCGTTCGGCCGACGAGATCCGTCGGCGACTGCCGTCGATGTACCACCAGTTCAAGGAGCTGGCCGACGTCGACATCACCGCCGAGGCGATGGAGGTGGGGCCGACCTGTCACTACGTCATGGGCGGCGTCGAGGTGGACCCGGACTCGGGTGCCGCCTTCGGCCACGTACGCGGGCTGTTCGCCGCCGGTGAGGTGTCCGGCGGCATGCACGGCTCCAACCGGCTGGGCGGCAACTCCCTGTCCGACCTGCTGGTCTTCGGCAAGCGGGCGGGCGGCCACGCGGCCAGTTACGCCGACGGGCTGACCGCCCGGCCGAAGGTGGCCGTGGACGCGGTCGAGGCAGCCGTGGAGACCGCGCTCGCTCCGCTGCAGCGTGACACCGGCGAGAACCCGTACACCCTTCAGCAGGACCTCCAGGCGGTCATGGGGGATTTGGTCGGCATCATCCGGCGGGAGGGTGAGCTGGCCGACGCCCTGGTGCGGCTGGCCGAGCTGCGCGAGCGGGTCGCCAAGGTGAGCGCGGCCGGTGGGCGACGCTACAACCCGGGCTGGCATCTGGCCCTGGACCTGCGCAACATGCTCGTGGTCTCGGAGTGCACCGCGAAGGCGGCGCTGGAGCGGCAGGAGTCGCGCGGCGGGCACACCCGGGAGGACTACCCGGCGATGGAGCCGAAGTGGCGGCAGGTGAACCTGGTCTGCTCGCTGGACGGCGACAGCGTACGGCTGACCCGTAAGCCGCTGCCGAAGATGCGGCCGGAGCTGATCGGCCTCTTCGACCGTGCGGAGCTGGCCAAGTACCTCACCGACGAGGAGCTGGCCGACTTCGACGCCCTCGTCGCCGACGCTGGAGAGGCGGACAACCGATGA